In the bacterium genome, one interval contains:
- a CDS encoding flippase: MTMTRRIISQSGIQLAGKLAGIAFGVAAIAIITRALGLAGYGKYATIMAYLQLFGVAVDLGLNVLAPSELGRLSSSSSRASDSSSFVISSEYSSREISAAERGFSATASDSLGRNDERAVLLSNIFTMRLTVAVVVFAAAAAVAFVIPVYDPVVRVGIAAATFSFLGIVLHQILLAPFQVAQRMVWPAIADVAGRALLTAGVAFAAWRGMGILPMVWATVIGNVAMFAITFIAAQRIVRVRLAFDFPLWKRILTKSWPVALSIIFNLVYLRADTVILSFVRPEEEVGIYAAPYRLLDVVTQFPHLVMGLVLPLLAAAWATGDRAAFRHRLQRVFDGLAFLGFPLAAGALALGTPIMAFVAGSDFAVSGPILGVLSLALLGIFLGQPFGYAIVALERQRAMLWGYAAVAAVTLIGYFVFIPRYSYWGAAWMTVASEIAIAVATFAVVRRTSAVRLDLRIPVAALLASGLMALAVLAVPAWHIIPRVALGVIAYGAAVLLIPWTRRMVVAFRAS, from the coding sequence ATGACCATGACACGGCGGATCATTTCGCAGTCCGGCATCCAGCTCGCGGGGAAGCTCGCGGGGATTGCGTTTGGGGTAGCGGCGATCGCGATTATCACGCGCGCGCTCGGCCTCGCGGGGTACGGGAAGTACGCCACGATCATGGCATATCTCCAGCTCTTCGGCGTTGCGGTGGATTTGGGGTTGAATGTCCTCGCGCCGAGCGAGTTGGGACGGCTCTCCTCCTCGTCATCTCGAGCGAGTGATTCCTCTTCTTTCGTCATCTCGAGCGAGTATTCGAGTCGAGAGATCTCCGCGGCGGAACGAGGTTTCTCCGCGACCGCATCGGATTCGCTCGGTCGAAATGACGAACGAGCGGTCCTGCTCTCCAACATCTTCACCATGCGCCTCACCGTGGCGGTTGTGGTGTTCGCGGCGGCTGCGGCGGTGGCTTTCGTCATTCCCGTGTACGATCCCGTGGTGCGCGTCGGCATCGCGGCGGCGACGTTCTCGTTCCTCGGCATCGTGCTCCACCAGATTCTCTTGGCACCGTTCCAGGTGGCGCAGCGGATGGTCTGGCCGGCTATCGCGGATGTCGCGGGTCGCGCGCTGCTCACGGCGGGCGTCGCGTTCGCCGCGTGGCGGGGGATGGGTATCCTCCCGATGGTGTGGGCGACGGTCATCGGCAACGTTGCGATGTTCGCCATCACGTTCATCGCCGCGCAGCGCATCGTGCGCGTCCGGCTCGCGTTCGACTTCCCGCTCTGGAAGCGCATCCTGACGAAGAGCTGGCCCGTCGCGCTCTCCATCATCTTCAACCTCGTCTACCTCCGCGCGGACACCGTCATCCTCTCGTTCGTGCGGCCGGAGGAGGAGGTGGGCATCTACGCCGCGCCGTACCGCCTCCTCGATGTCGTCACGCAGTTCCCGCACCTCGTCATGGGGCTCGTGCTCCCGCTCCTCGCGGCGGCGTGGGCAACGGGTGATCGCGCGGCGTTCCGGCATCGCCTCCAGCGCGTGTTCGACGGGCTCGCGTTCCTCGGATTCCCGCTCGCCGCGGGTGCCCTGGCACTGGGCACGCCGATCATGGCGTTCGTGGCGGGGAGCGACTTCGCGGTGTCCGGTCCGATTCTCGGCGTGCTGTCGCTCGCGCTCCTGGGCATCTTCCTCGGCCAGCCGTTCGGCTACGCGATCGTCGCGCTCGAGCGGCAGCGTGCGATGCTCTGGGGGTACGCTGCAGTGGCCGCGGTCACGCTCATCGGCTACTTCGTCTTCATCCCGCGCTACTCGTACTGGGGCGCTGCGTGGATGACCGTCGCGTCCGAGATCGCTATCGCCGTTGCGACGTTCGCCGTCGTGCGCCGTACGTCCGCAGTGCGCCTGGACCTCCGCATCCCCGTCGCCGCGCTCCTCGCCTCCGGTCTCATGGCGCTCGCCGTCCTCGCGGTTCCCGCGTGGCACATCATCCCGCGCGTAGCACTCGGGGTGATCGCGTACGGTGCGGCCGTACTCCTTATTCCATGGACGCGCCGGATGGTCGTCGCGTTCCGCGCGTCGTAG
- a CDS encoding SpoIID/LytB domain-containing protein: protein MGIPDLAQRVGGLEPNADATFTTGQLTFADLTGGASAQFVGAGSTLVNAASVSRACRIEIGWKTCRKQMPMAPQRGATLAASAATIAVALVCVLAVSYWLTLIERRIDASMSTREAVHTILGIETAYAAGERAPLLIRSHHMPVTITAGDTVNLSLGFKNESTFTWKRGMGSTAILERLTPNAPSRLMADNWIDTMRATFQDEDALAIGSLALFTASFRAPMEAGTYTDTFVLRTLDGRTLDGSETEVTMVVTPSLSITTAQTSIPQDATAPSTILAAAGTDGTDPFFVAEIIRYPEEPKIRVGIEYMEPKESVWFPHVVTSKSAFRVIEESGNEVLVAKANESVAVDYKPSDGTYRLKYGTDWYTLDEPLRFIPVESGALMQLPYYTDKLSWEGNTADNIFRGILEVRYVPHTDRLWAINELGLEDYLRGLVETSDSAHPEFHKAQVVAARSFALYHIEQGGKYPKGEFILRNDARDQVYRGENAAQRRPRLTEAVAATRGIVVTYGGDVAVTPYFAQSNGATKGWHEVWGGATKGWLTGVSDPVCAGKRELGHGVGLAQRCAMELANQGWVWQSILHHYYQGIQLRKIYE, encoded by the coding sequence ATGGGTATCCCCGACCTCGCGCAGCGCGTCGGTGGCCTCGAGCCGAACGCTGACGCGACTTTCACCACCGGACAGCTCACCTTTGCCGATCTCACGGGCGGCGCGTCCGCGCAGTTCGTTGGTGCCGGTAGCACGCTCGTGAACGCCGCGTCGGTCTCGCGTGCATGCCGCATCGAAATCGGATGGAAGACGTGCCGGAAGCAGATGCCTATGGCTCCTCAGCGTGGCGCAACGCTCGCAGCGTCCGCGGCAACCATTGCCGTGGCGCTTGTTTGTGTCCTGGCAGTATCGTACTGGCTCACGCTCATCGAGCGCCGCATTGATGCATCCATGAGCACGCGCGAAGCCGTCCACACGATCCTTGGCATTGAGACCGCGTATGCCGCAGGCGAGCGCGCGCCGCTCCTCATTCGCTCGCACCACATGCCTGTCACGATCACTGCGGGCGACACCGTGAACCTCTCCCTCGGATTCAAGAACGAGAGCACGTTTACCTGGAAGCGCGGCATGGGTTCCACCGCGATCCTCGAACGACTCACGCCGAACGCGCCCAGCCGGCTCATGGCGGACAACTGGATTGATACGATGCGCGCGACATTCCAGGATGAGGACGCCCTCGCCATTGGATCACTCGCGCTCTTCACCGCGTCGTTCCGCGCGCCGATGGAGGCGGGGACGTACACGGACACCTTCGTCCTCCGCACGCTCGATGGTCGCACGCTCGATGGATCGGAGACCGAGGTGACGATGGTCGTCACGCCGTCGCTCTCCATCACCACCGCGCAGACCTCAATCCCGCAGGACGCGACCGCCCCATCCACCATCCTCGCCGCCGCAGGCACCGATGGTACCGATCCGTTCTTCGTTGCCGAGATCATTCGCTACCCCGAGGAGCCCAAAATTCGCGTGGGTATTGAGTACATGGAGCCAAAGGAGAGCGTCTGGTTCCCGCACGTTGTCACCTCCAAGAGTGCCTTCCGTGTGATCGAGGAGAGCGGCAACGAGGTCCTCGTGGCAAAAGCAAACGAGAGCGTCGCGGTGGACTACAAGCCGTCCGATGGCACCTACCGCCTCAAGTACGGCACGGATTGGTACACGCTCGACGAGCCGCTCCGATTCATTCCGGTGGAGAGCGGCGCGCTCATGCAGCTCCCCTACTACACGGATAAGCTCTCCTGGGAGGGCAACACCGCGGACAACATCTTCCGCGGCATTCTCGAGGTACGGTACGTCCCGCACACGGATCGGCTCTGGGCGATCAATGAGCTTGGCCTTGAGGACTACCTCCGCGGTCTCGTCGAGACGAGCGACTCGGCACACCCCGAGTTCCACAAAGCCCAGGTGGTGGCCGCGCGCTCGTTCGCGCTCTACCACATCGAGCAGGGCGGCAAGTACCCGAAGGGCGAGTTCATCCTGCGCAACGATGCGCGTGATCAGGTATACCGCGGCGAGAACGCGGCACAGCGACGGCCGCGCCTCACGGAGGCCGTCGCAGCAACACGCGGCATCGTGGTGACGTACGGCGGCGATGTCGCCGTCACACCGTACTTCGCGCAGTCGAACGGCGCCACGAAGGGCTGGCACGAGGTTTGGGGCGGTGCCACGAAGGGCTGGCTCACCGGCGTGTCCGATCCGGTCTGCGCCGGCAAGCGCGAACTCGGCCACGGCGTGGGCCTCGCCCAGCGCTGCGCCATGGAGCTCGCCAACCAGGGCTGGGTCTGGCAGTCCATCCTCCACCACTACTACCAGGGCATCCAGCTCCGAAAGATCTACGAGTAG